A DNA window from Ranitomeya imitator isolate aRanImi1 chromosome 2, aRanImi1.pri, whole genome shotgun sequence contains the following coding sequences:
- the LOC138665320 gene encoding uncharacterized protein — protein sequence MRKSISAEERLLITLRFLATGESYTSLHLQFRVGKSTISNIVRCTCTVIWQKLQPMVMPSPTEETWLQVAAGFQSVANFPNCIGAVDGKHVRVQQPPRSGSRFFNYKKYFSVVLMAVADAHYKFVAIDVGAYGSTGDSRVLRTSQIGMQILRDGGTLPAPRPLPGSTHPVPFVMVSDEAFPLTTTLLRPYPRRGLDARRRIFNYRLSRARRYVECTFGIMTSQWRIFHTAIQLDTDTVDAVIKACCVLHNYAREYNTDVDVEYQQPVFNPVDNGGLGRPSNSGVRVRESFTDYFMSPEGAVHWQYSCAGVEQPDQQRRMHLH from the exons atgaggaagtccatctctgctgaagaaaggctgctcatcaccttgcg atttttggccacaggagagagctatacatccctgcacctccaatttagagttggtaaatctaccatctctaacattgtgaggtgtacatgtaccgtcatctggcagaagttgcagcccatggtgatgccttccccaaccgaggagacttggctgcaggttgcagcaggctttcagtctgtggccaatttcccaaactgcataggtgcagtcgatggtaaacatgttcgggttcagcagccaccacgatcaggatcacgcttctttaattataagaagtatttttcagtggtcctgatggcggtggctgatgcccattacaaatttgttgccattgacgttggtgcctatggtagtactggggattctcgggtgttgcgaacgtcacagattgggatgcaaattcttcgagatggcggcacgctcccagccccacgacctttgccgggttccacacatccagtgccgttcgtgatggtatcggatgaggcgtttcccttaacgacaaccctgctgcgcccatacccacgaaggggactggatgcccgacggaggatttttaattatcggctgagtcgtgcacgcagatatgtggaatgcacctttgggatcatgactagtcagtggaggatctttcacactgccattcagttggacacagacaccgttgatgctgtgataaaggcttgctgtgtactccacaactatgctcgtgaataCAACACTGACgttgatgtggagtaccagcagccagtatttaatccagttgACAACGGGGGTCTGGGTAggccgtccaactctggtgtgcgtgtgagagaatccttcactgactactttatgagtcctgaaggtgccgtgcactggcaatactcctgtgctggtgttgagcagcctgaccagcagagaaggatgcatctacactga